The following proteins are encoded in a genomic region of Glycine soja cultivar W05 chromosome 17, ASM419377v2, whole genome shotgun sequence:
- the LOC114392186 gene encoding B-box zinc finger protein 20-like has translation MDGSFIIVVLPPLPFDHIYPSQSLPTFYEHWPTPTLPLFSLSSFKLLTPMKIQCDVCNKHEASVFCTADEAALCDGCDHRVHHANKLASKHQRFSLLRPSPKQHPLCDICQERRAFTFCQQDRAILCKECDVSIHSANEHTLKHDRFLLTGVKLSASAMLRSSETTSDSNSNPSLLNFSHQTTLLPPSSTTTTTTSNNNNNKVAVEGTGSTSASSISEYLIETLPGWQVEDFLDSYSVPFGFCKNDEVLPRFDGEMEGHLSSFSTENMGIWVPQAPPTLMCSSQMDRVIVHGETNIKGSSRSRLKDDNFTVPQISPPSNSKRARFLW, from the exons ATGGATGGCTCATTTATCATAGTAGTGCTTCCTCCTTTACCATTTGACCATATTTATCCATCTCAATCACTTCCCACTTTTTATGAGCATTGGCCAACCCCCACGCTTCCTTTATTCTCCCTCTCAAGCTTCAAGCTACTCACACCAATGAAGATCCAGTGCGACGTTTGCAACAAACACGAGGCCTCCGTCTTCTGCACCGCCGATGAAGCCGCCCTCTGCGACGGCTGCGACCACCGTGTCCACCATGCCAACAAACTCGCCTCCAAACACCAACGCTTCTCTCTTCTCCGCCCTTCTCCTAAACAACACCCTCTCTGCGATATTTGCCAG GAGAGAAGAGCCTTTACATTCTGTCAGCAAGACAGAGCGATTCTCTGCAAAGAGTGTGACGTGTCAATTCACTCTGCCAACGAACACACCCTTAAGCACGATAGGTTCCTTCTCACCGGTGTTAAACTTTCTGCTTCTGCTATGCTTCGTTCGTCAGAAACTACCTCTGATTCAAACTCAAACCCTTCTcttcttaacttttcacaccaAACAACATTACTACCTccatcttccaccaccaccaccaccaccagcaacaacaacaacaacaaggttGCTGTTGAAGGAACTGGTTCAACTAGTGCTAGCAGCATATCGGAGTATTTGATAGAGACTCTTCCTGGGTGGCAAGTTGAAGACTTTCTTGATTCATATTCTGTTCCCTTTGGTTTCTGTAAG AATGATGAAGTGTTGCCACGGTTTGATGGTGAAATGGAGGGGCATCTGAGTTCTTTCTCAACCGAGAACATGGGGATCTGGGTTCCTCAAGCGCCACCAACTCTTATGTGTTCTTCACAAATGGATCGGGTGATAGTTCACGGTGAGACCAATATCAAAGGTAGCAGCAGATCAAGGTTGAAGGATGATAATTTCACTGTTCCACAGATTagtcctccttccaattccaaGAGAGCCAGATTTCTGTGGtag